A portion of the Rhizoctonia solani chromosome 6, complete sequence genome contains these proteins:
- a CDS encoding Fungal specific transcription factor domain: protein MAPVRRGPSKAYVTHLETKIEKLKEMLEQACPTLDIDAELDAEIANARSRRTSSQSIKNSPALPPSPPSSITNLHVDNVSGKSAHLFREPGSAGSVPRSPIVTLVNSPPISHQSPNSQQSPEDNGSDDFDHANDVFARYHGESSEVVFTLAASELKPTGNPRMFKIDHSGIACPGAIPKRRPQFWATNKWEQAGAEYFDWKEILHLPPPDLFESLVDLFFTHVSPQIPIIHEPTLRVQISPDYTPDPRVLHESEREAVEAGKADATRLSAGVKYFNQIRLLRRSMPKPAVLFDIQTYVFCAILVHSSFEPHNAWIIIGLGLRSAQDVGMHRKRVPPPGETLSVEDEMKKRSFWALLFLDRSMGLQMGRPSAIQDVDLDLDPVVDFPESSWPADSKANPAGLSSAAYMNALVRLAQIAGFALQTIFALNKSKIRLGFGSAEWEAHLVMQIDSDLNAWLENIPPELRWNPTQPNTTLLSQSAMLYAGFYNLQICVHRPFIISRSGQTSSLYQPSVAIVTSASRMVSQILDGVRRRGIMPGTSLISSAFSAGKKLGTAEVEGQRELHSCMKFLRYAEQYVLLAGRLWDILADMSTQGQLPLPPTDTLPTPPQSDLLVDHASLPQAQAAFRDSLWDTMGADAMQFNSFPFLASDNNSVMDTSMDTMLAAETFMTGDMVDMWSTAPQTFEWNEWDNMMSSVSALGSANDLNVLSINEQR, encoded by the exons ATGGCCCCGGTTCGTCGAGGACCTTCAAAGGC ATATGTAACCCATCTGGAGACTAAGATTGAAAAATTGAAGGAAATGCTTGAACAA GCATGTCCCACTTTGGACATCGACGCCGAGCTCGATGCAGAGATAGCCAACGCTCGCAGCCGGCGTACATCTTCCCAGAGCATAAAGAATTCGCCTGCTCTTCCTCCTTCACCCCCGTCCTCGATCACCAACTTGCATGTCGATAATGTATCTGGCAAATCAGCACACCTTTTCCGCGAACCAGGCTCCGCCGGCTCAGTCCCACGAAGCCCCATTGTAACACTGGTCAATTCCCCTCCCATATCGCACCAAAGTCCGAATAGCCAACAATCCCCAGAGGATAACGGCTCAGACGACTTTGACCATGCGAATGATGTATTTGCTCGGTACCATGGGGAGAGCTCTGAAGTAGTGTTCACTCTCGCTGCCAGTGAGCTCAAGCCCACCGGAAACCCACGCATGTTCAAGATTGACCACTCTGGGATCGCATGTCCTGGTGCTATTCCCAAACGCCGGCCCCAATTCTGGGCAACAAACAAG TGGGAGCAAGCTGGCGCAGAATACTTTGATT GGAAAGAGATTCTTCATCTTCCACCTCCGGATCTGTTCGAATCTCTCGTCGATCTATTCTTCACCCACGTTTCGCCGCAAATACCTATCATCCATGAACCTACCCTTCGAGTGCAAATATCTCCGGATTACACACCC GACCCCAGGGTACTCCACGAAAGCGAGCGTGAAGCGGTTGAGGCTGGAAAAGCGGATGCGACTCGCCTGTCCGCGGGAGTCAAATACTTTAATCAAATACGCCTCTTGCGCAGGTCAATGCCAAAGCCTGCAGTCTTATTTGATATCCAAACTTATGTG TTTTGCGCCATTCTTGTCCATTCGTCATTTGAACCTCATAATGCATGGATAATCATTGGACTTGGGTTACGTTCCGCACAGGATGTCGGCATGCATCGGAAGCGTGTTCCGCCTCCTGGAGAGACATTGAGCGTGGAGGATGAAATGAAGAAGAGGTCATTTTG GGCACTATTGTTTTTAGACCGCTCAATGGGGTTGCAGATGGGACGACCGTCGGCTATCCAGGACGTTGA TTTGGATCTCGACCCAGTAGTCGACTTTCCTGAATCAAGCTGGCCCGCGGATTCCAAAGCGAATCCTGCTGGATTAAGTTCCGCAGCATACATGAATGCATTGGTTCGCCTTGCTCAGATTGCAGGGTTTGCGCTCCAGACTATA TTTGCCCTGAATAAGTCCAAGATACGACTAGGCTTCGGGTCTGCCGAGTGGGAAGCCCACTTGGTAATGCAGATAGATTCGGACTTGAATGCTTGGCTTGAAAACATTCCCCCTGAGC TTCGATGGAATCCCACTCAACCGAACACAACGTTGCTTTCCCAATCTGCTATGCTCTATGCTGGGTTCTACAACCTGCAAATATGTGTGCACCGCCCGTTTATTATCTCTCGCTCGGGTCAGACTTCGTCTTTGTACCAACCCTCGGTGGCAATAGTGACCAGCGCATCCCGAATGGTCAGCCAAATCCTAGATGGCGTGAGACGAAGAGGAATTATGCCCGGTACTTCGTTGATTTCATCCGCATTTAGTGCAGG CAAGAAACTTGGGACGGCCGAGGTCGAGGGGCAACGTGAACTGCATTCTTGCATGAAGTTCTTGAGATATGCCGAGCAGTATGTTTTGCTcgccgggcgcttgtg GGATATCCTAGCGGACATGTCCACGCAAGGCCAGCTTCCCTTGCCCCCAACA GACACACTCCCCACGCCTCCTCAATCAGACTTGCTGGTCGACCATGCAAGCTTGCCCCAGGCGCAGGCCGCGTTCCGAGATAGCCTTTGGGATACGATGGGTGCAGACGCAATGCAGTTCAACTCGTTCCCGTTCCTGGCTTCGGATAACAATTCTGTGATGGACACATCTATGGATACCATGCTCGCTGCCGAGACATTTATGACTGGAGATATGGTTGATATGTGGTCTACTGCGCCACAAACATTCGA GTGGAATGAATGGGACAATATGATGTCAAGTGTCTCTGCATTGGGCAGTGCAAACGATCTCAACGTGCTTTCGATAAATGAGCAACGATAA